One part of the Terriglobales bacterium genome encodes these proteins:
- a CDS encoding MFS transporter, with translation MPALSDQPKEKTLAFMLRALRHRNYRLFFGGQSVSLIGTWMTRLATSWLVYRLTHSALLLGLVSFAGQIPTFLLAPFAGVWVDRWNRHRVLVVTQVLAMLQSFALAALALANIITVWDVLWLSVFQGLINAFDMPARQAFVVQMVEDRRDLGNAIALNSSMVNMARLIGPSVAGMVIAAVGEGYCFLIDGISYFAVIASLLLMNITALPKSRAARSTFAELRDGWKYVSGFPPIRSILLLLGLISLMGMPYTVLMPIFAGKILGGGPHTLGFLMGAVGVGALTGAFRLAARRSVLGLGRLTAISAAVFGAGLVAFSRSPWLWLSLILMFVVGIGMMQQMASSNTILQTIVEEDKRGRVMSYYAMAFTGMAPFGSLLAGTVANRIGAPDTLLITGACCIAGSIWFARELPLIRRLVRPIYQELGILPEMATGLQQASQQEEAAG, from the coding sequence GTGCCCGCGCTCTCCGATCAGCCCAAAGAAAAAACTCTGGCTTTCATGCTGCGGGCGCTGCGCCACCGCAACTACCGTCTCTTTTTTGGCGGACAAAGCGTCTCATTGATCGGCACCTGGATGACGCGCCTCGCAACAAGCTGGCTCGTCTATCGTCTCACCCACTCAGCCTTATTGCTCGGCCTGGTTAGCTTCGCTGGACAAATCCCAACGTTCCTGCTTGCGCCGTTCGCCGGCGTCTGGGTCGATCGCTGGAACCGACACCGCGTTCTCGTCGTCACGCAAGTCCTCGCAATGCTGCAATCGTTCGCGCTTGCCGCACTGGCATTGGCCAACATCATCACTGTCTGGGACGTCCTCTGGCTCAGCGTCTTCCAAGGCTTAATCAACGCCTTCGACATGCCCGCGCGCCAGGCATTCGTCGTGCAAATGGTTGAAGATCGCCGCGACCTCGGCAACGCCATCGCGCTCAATTCGTCGATGGTGAATATGGCACGCCTTATTGGCCCATCGGTCGCCGGCATGGTGATCGCGGCCGTGGGCGAAGGCTATTGTTTCCTGATCGACGGGATCAGCTATTTCGCTGTGATCGCGTCGTTACTGCTGATGAACATCACGGCGCTGCCAAAATCGCGCGCGGCACGCAGCACTTTTGCCGAACTACGCGATGGATGGAAGTACGTTTCCGGATTTCCTCCCATTCGCTCCATCCTCCTTCTATTAGGTTTGATCAGCCTTATGGGAATGCCCTACACAGTGCTCATGCCCATCTTCGCCGGCAAGATTCTCGGCGGCGGACCGCACACGCTGGGCTTCCTCATGGGAGCAGTGGGAGTCGGAGCCCTCACCGGCGCCTTCCGCCTCGCGGCCCGTCGTTCCGTTCTGGGACTCGGCCGGCTGACCGCCATCTCGGCAGCCGTGTTCGGCGCCGGACTAGTTGCGTTCTCGCGCTCGCCCTGGCTCTGGCTGTCGCTGATCTTGATGTTCGTCGTAGGCATCGGCATGATGCAGCAGATGGCCTCGAGCAATACCATCCTGCAGACAATCGTCGAAGAAGACAAACGCGGACGCGTGATGAGCTACTACGCCATGGCCTTCACCGGCATGGCCCCATTCGGCAGCCTTCTAGCAGGCACAGTAGCCAACCGCATCGGAGCACCCGACACGCTGCTCATCACTGGTGCCTGCTGCATCGCCGGATCAATCTGGTTCGCCCGCGAGCTGCCACTAATCCGTCGCCTGGTTCGTCCGATTTACCAGGAGTTAGGCATCCTTCCCGAAATGGCAACAGGCCTGCAGCAGGCATCGCAACAAGAGGAAGCGGCAGGATAG
- a CDS encoding YihY/virulence factor BrkB family protein: MLHLVTHFRRAVWRAFEHDAFATAKAGAYSSILTLFPAFLVLASIVGMSQDTVAFTREIAYAIGRVLPAGTTALALAYFNTSKIRPVHVILSASLVAVTAASGVMVSWMSAFRRAYGIQGNPWGFWKERAMAFLLIPIAAFPMAFATLIVGFGNQVQNWLALHTIYELRGAVLLLWTAGRWTIGILTSIAVIALIYHLAIPRTQSWRRVLPGAVLATVMWFGATLGFGWYVTNYANYAVIYGSLAAVIALLVWLYLVSIVVLIGAEFNALVFPKREM, from the coding sequence ATGCTCCACCTGGTGACGCACTTTCGCCGTGCGGTGTGGCGCGCTTTCGAGCACGATGCTTTCGCCACCGCGAAGGCCGGTGCTTATTCTTCGATTCTCACGCTCTTTCCTGCATTTCTCGTCCTCGCGTCGATCGTCGGTATGTCGCAGGACACGGTCGCTTTCACCCGCGAAATAGCCTATGCGATCGGAAGAGTTCTTCCTGCCGGCACCACTGCGCTTGCGCTCGCCTACTTCAACACCAGCAAGATTCGTCCGGTCCACGTCATCTTGTCGGCATCATTGGTCGCAGTCACCGCAGCCAGCGGTGTGATGGTTTCGTGGATGTCAGCATTTCGCCGCGCCTACGGAATCCAAGGCAATCCCTGGGGATTCTGGAAAGAACGCGCGATGGCCTTCCTGCTGATTCCCATCGCCGCATTTCCCATGGCGTTCGCGACGTTAATTGTTGGTTTCGGCAACCAGGTGCAGAACTGGCTCGCGTTGCACACGATTTACGAACTACGCGGCGCCGTGTTGTTGCTCTGGACGGCAGGACGATGGACTATTGGCATACTGACCAGCATCGCCGTCATCGCGCTTATCTATCACCTCGCAATTCCTCGCACTCAGTCATGGCGACGAGTATTGCCGGGAGCAGTCTTGGCGACCGTAATGTGGTTCGGGGCAACCCTTGGATTCGGATGGTATGTGACGAATTACGCGAATTACGCCGTGATCTACGGATCGCTGGCGGCAGTGATTGCTCTGTTGGTGTGGCTGTATCTGGTGTCGATCGTGGTGCTGATCGGCGCCGAGTTTAACGCATTAGTCTTCCCGAAAAGGGAAATGTAG
- the kdsB gene encoding 3-deoxy-manno-octulosonate cytidylyltransferase, which produces MHAIAIIPARLASTRLPRKVLRDIVGRPMLAHVVEAARRCPQLADVIVATDSDEVLAVCKQHGWRAEMTSSAHRSGTDRVWEVAERTPADVYVNVQGDEPLARPEHISALLEPMQDSRVLVSTIKTPCAAADVTNPNAVKVVTDLAGRALYFTRATIPFDRDNSGTVQRFKHLGFYAYRREALEKFCSWPESELERSERLEQLRFLDHGIQIHLAETPFDTVGVDTEEDLKRVEGMLKAR; this is translated from the coding sequence ATGCACGCCATCGCCATCATTCCTGCCCGACTTGCTTCGACCCGCCTCCCTCGCAAAGTTCTGCGCGACATTGTTGGACGTCCTATGCTGGCCCATGTGGTCGAGGCGGCGCGGCGTTGCCCGCAGCTTGCCGATGTGATTGTCGCCACTGATTCAGACGAAGTGCTCGCCGTTTGCAAACAGCATGGATGGCGGGCGGAGATGACTTCTTCTGCGCATCGCAGCGGCACGGACCGGGTGTGGGAGGTTGCTGAACGCACTCCGGCCGACGTTTATGTGAATGTGCAGGGCGATGAGCCGCTGGCGCGGCCTGAGCACATTTCGGCATTGCTGGAGCCGATGCAGGATTCTCGCGTCCTGGTCTCGACCATCAAGACGCCTTGCGCCGCAGCGGATGTGACTAATCCGAATGCGGTGAAAGTGGTTACGGATCTTGCTGGTCGCGCGCTTTACTTCACACGCGCGACAATTCCCTTTGATCGCGACAATTCCGGGACGGTGCAGCGGTTCAAGCATCTCGGCTTCTATGCCTACCGGCGTGAGGCTCTGGAGAAGTTCTGCTCCTGGCCCGAATCGGAACTGGAACGCTCTGAGCGTTTGGAGCAGTTGAGGTTTCTCGATCATGGCATCCAGATTCATTTGGCAGAGACGCCGTTCGATACGGTGGGGGTGGATACGGAAGAGGATCTGAAGCGAGTCGAAGGGATGCTGAAGGCCAGGTAA
- a CDS encoding glycosyl hydrolase 108 family protein, whose product MANFDEAFAFVLRNEDPHLSGVVTEDSGGLTRFGIAERFHPDLGDKFYTESAEEALSVAREIYRSEYWNPIHGDEMNDQQVATKMLDMAVNMGVRQAMVLCQRALNASTTFQLDEDGVLGRRTLTAVNECDPALLLIRLRENCEGFYQHLAATRPASRQYLRGWLTRAQA is encoded by the coding sequence ATGGCCAACTTTGACGAAGCTTTTGCCTTTGTCCTGCGCAACGAAGATCCCCACTTGAGCGGAGTCGTTACCGAGGACTCGGGCGGACTAACTCGGTTTGGCATCGCAGAGCGATTTCATCCCGATTTGGGAGATAAGTTCTATACCGAATCTGCCGAAGAAGCTTTGTCGGTTGCGCGGGAGATCTATCGTTCCGAGTACTGGAATCCGATTCACGGCGACGAGATGAACGATCAGCAGGTTGCCACCAAGATGCTCGACATGGCAGTGAACATGGGGGTGCGGCAGGCGATGGTGCTGTGTCAACGCGCACTCAACGCAAGCACGACATTTCAGCTCGACGAAGATGGCGTGCTCGGGCGACGAACGCTCACTGCCGTCAATGAATGCGATCCGGCTTTGTTACTGATTCGCCTCCGCGAGAACTGCGAGGGCTTTTATCAGCACCTCGCTGCGACGCGTCCAGCATCGCGGCAGTATCTACGCGGGTGGCTGACCCGAGCGCAAGCTTGA